One Agelaius phoeniceus isolate bAgePho1 chromosome 6, bAgePho1.hap1, whole genome shotgun sequence DNA window includes the following coding sequences:
- the HPS5 gene encoding BLOC-2 complex member HPS5 isoform X3, with product MASVPVIPDSYNHVLAELECLDPLLSALRLDSSRLKCTCIDVSKRWLALGSSGGGLNLIQKDGWKQRLFLTHKEGAISQVACCLHDEDYVAVATSQGLVVVWELNQERRGKPERIYVSSEHKGRKVTALCWDTAALRVFVGDHVGKVSAIKINTSKQGKAAATFVMFPVQIITTVDSRVVQLDYLDGRLLISSLTRTYLCDTEREKFWKIGNKERDGEFGACFFPVGKNSGNQQPLIYCARPGSRMWEVNFDGEVQSTHQFKQLLSSPPLPVVTLRQDPDYTGSSCSPQSLSFSKLLYLTEHCVVTWTERGIYIFLPQSLQVLLWSEVKDIQDIAVHKSELFCLHTNGKVVHLSLLLVDRCIERLMRRGFWTLAARVSCLFQNSIVSCRARKNLPLDKLEHLKSQLDASTQQDLIAQLEELIAKLEPLDSACSSRRSSISSHESFSVLDSGIYRVISRRGSQSDEDSCSLHSQTFSEDERLKEFPAHHEDEQLELENVSHASVVVEADRNETFLPFSIPLSFRSPSPLVSLQAVKESVSSFVRKTTEKIGTLHISPESRGKHEAKDDEQLPELTLNPVASPQEEKESEPQNCQLLEEDHLRDLKAATAEAIAKLQDPLVLLEPQSMRRVLQEWLVHLEEKFSQEHSALSLKKNKTVCAENQRAVVEENLQVAPADRDPVDKEQSGILEDCIAKENTESCASKSMCENGTDVTGPLGCGFQVSPPCTIEPDVLKDLMELTTLCFELRVFSAGSAEAEESSEGSLPPAASGTLACRFMQSYFFLLDLKRVKQCIITTCATSPNVWETYIAGLKEITCQSPVALAMESEDMLKILKLLHDLGPWDDSPLLLAHAQRLYEKFGETALRTLIKFHPSILPSDIKQLCRNDPAHFLAYLDSLVKSKPEDKRPFLLRSLLQPESVRLDWLCLAVSHDAPQRANTVDEEGNPRPRSHLFTWGYSQLILLLIKLPADFVMKEKMADICKSHGFHSRDHRRMEVCSASCTESQHSFPPAQPTERERCQQWRPELP from the exons ATGGCCTCTGTGCCAGTAATTCCAGACTCTTACAACCATGTCTTGGCAGAGTTGGAGTGTTTGGATCCCTTGCTTTCTGCACTCAGGTTGGATTCCAGTCGTCTTAAG tgcACATGTATAGATGTGTCAAAGAGGTGGCTGGCTCTAGGCAGCTCAGGAGGAGGCCTGAACCTTATCCAGAAGGATGGTTGGAAGCAAAGACTCTTTCTCACTCACAAG GAAGGTGCCATTTCCCAGGTGGCCTGTTGTTTGCATGATGAAGACTATGTTGCTGTTGCCACCAG CCAAGGCCTTGTAGTGGTCTGGGAGCTGAATCAGGAACGTCGTGGGAAGCCAGAACGGATTTATGTTTCCTCTGAGCATAAGGGCAGAAAagtcacagctctgtgctgggataCAGCTGCCCTTCGAGTTTTTGTAGGAGATCATGTGGGAAAAGTATCAGCCATCAAGATTAACACATCAAAACAAGGGAAG GCTGCAGCTACTTTTGTGATGTTTCCGGTCCAGATTATAACCACTGTAGATTCTCGGGTGGTTCAGCTTGATTATTTGGATGGAAGGCTGCTCATATCTTCACTTACCCGCACTTATTTATGTGATACTGAGAG aGAGAAGTTCTGGAAGATTGGTAATAAAGAGAGAGATGGAGAATTTGGAGCATGTTTCTTCCCTGTTGGAAAAAACAGTGGGAATCAGCAGCCATTAATATACTGTGCTCGACCTGGCTCGAGGATGTGGGAGGTGAACTTTGATGGGGAAGTGCAAAGCACACATCAGTTCAAGCAGCTGCTCTCATCTCCACCTCTTCCTGTTGTTACTCTCAG gCAGGATCCTGATTATACTGGttccagctgctctccacaATCTTTAtctttctccaagctgctgtaTTTGAC TGAGCACTGTGTGGTGACctggacagaaagaggcatttatatttttcttccccaaagCCTTCAAGTCTTACTCTGGAGTGAAGTTAAAG ATATTCAGGATATTGCAGTTCACAAGAGTGAGTTGTTCTGTCTGCATACAAATGGGAAGGTTGTGcacctctccctcctgctggTCGATCGCTGCATAGAGCGTCTGATGAGAAGAGGTTTCTGGACTCTCGCTGCCAGGGTCTCTTGTCTCTTCCAAAATTCAATTGTTTCTTGCAGA GCAAGAAAAAATTTGCCTCTAGACAAGCTGGAGCACTTGAAGTCTCAGCTGGATGCTTCAACCCAGCAAGATCTCATTGCACAACTGGAAGAACTGATTGCAAAGTTGGAACCTCTGGATTCTGCATGCAGCAGTAGAAGGAGCAGTATTTCATCCCAT GAAAGCTTCAGTGTCTTAGACTCCGGAATCTACCGTGTTATCAGTCGAAGGGGCAGTCAGTCAGATGAAGACTCCTGTTCCCTCCACAGTCAAACATTCTCAGAAGATGAGAGACTTAAAGAATTTCCTGCACACCATGAAGATGAACAACTAGAACTTG AGAACGTATCTCATGCATCTGTGGTGGTTGAGGCTGACCGGAATGAGACATTTCTCCCATTCAGTATTCCTTTGTCATTCCGTTCCCCATCTCCTCTCGTCTCTCTCCAAGCTGTCAAAGAAAG TGTTTCCAGCTTTGTACGCAAAACCACAGAAAAGATTGGCACACTTCATATAAGTCCTGAATCTAGAGGGAAGCATGAAGCAAAGGATGATGAGCAGCTGCCAGAACTAACTCTTAATCCAGTAGCATCTccccaggaagaaaaaga GTCAGAACCCCAGAACTGCCAGCTTCTTGAGGAGGACCATCTGAGAGATCTCAAGGCTGCAACAGCAGAAGCTAT AGCCAAGCTCCAGGATCCCCTGGTTTTGTTAGAACCTCAGTCTATGAGGAGGGTCTTACAGGAATGGCTTGTCCATCTAGAAGAAAAATTCAGCCAGGAGCATTCTGCTTTGTCTCTTAAGAAAAACAAGACTGTGTGTGCTGAAAATCAGAGGGCAGTTGTGGAGGAAAACCTGCAAGTGGCTCCAGCTGACAGAGACCCAGTAGACAAGGAGCAGAGTGGTATTTTGGAAGActgcattgcaaaggaaaacactgaaagCTGTGCAAGCAAATCCATGTGTGAAAATGGTACTGATGTGACTGGGCCTCTAGGCTGTGGCTTTCAGGTGTCTCCTCCATGTACCATTGAACCTGATGTTCTGAAAGATCTCATGGAGCTGACAACTCTGTGCTTTGAGCTGCGTGTCTTTTCTGCTGGGAGTGCTGAGGCTGAGGAGAGCTCTGAGGGAAGTCTGCCACCAGCAGCTTCAGGGACCTTGGCTTGTAGGTTTATGCAAAGCTACTTCTTCCTTTTGGATTTAAAGAGAGTAAAGCAGTGTATTATAACCACGTGTGCCACCAGCCCTAATGTATGGGAAACATACATTGCAGGATTGAAAG aaataacTTGTCAAAGTCCAGTTGCTTTAGCAATGGAAAGTGAAGATATGTTGAAAATACTGAAGCTGCTGCATGACCTGGGGCCATGGGATGACAGCCCACTGTTGCTGGCACATGCTCAAAG GCTTTatgaaaaatttggggaaacaGCTCTTCGTACCTTGATCAAGTTCCACCCCTCTATTTTACCTTCTGATATTAAACAGCTTTGCAGGAATGATCCAGCTCACTTTTTAGCATATTTAGATAGTCTGGTGAAATCCAAGCCAGAGGACAAAAG gCCATTTCTCCTTAGGTCTCTTCTGCAGCCGGAATCTGTACGGTTGGATTGGTTGTGCTTGGCAGTTTCTCATGATGCTCCACAAAGGGCAAACACTGTGGATGAGGAAGGAAATCCCAG GCCAAGATCACATTTGTTTACTTGGGGCTACAGCCAGCTCATTCTGCTCTTGATTAAACTCCCAGCTGATTTTGTTATGAAAGAGAAGATGGCTGACATCTGTAAATCACATGG GTTCCATTCCAGAGACCATAGAAGAATGGAAGTTTGTTCTGCATCttgcacagaatcacagcacagcttcccaccagcacagcccacagAACGGGAACGCTGTCAGCAATGGAGGCCCGAGCTGCCCTGA